From the genome of Mucilaginibacter paludis DSM 18603:
CGGTTACATCAATAGCCTACGGCCTTAACTTTGCTGATAACTCGTACTTTACCAAGTTTTTTAAAAAACATACCGGCCTTACACCAGAAGACTTCAGAAAACAAACACTAACACATACCCATCATGACAGCACTACCTATAGATAAGCCGCAGTCGGCTACAGCGTACCACGTACCATCGCAATTTCAGGCAGCATTACACGCCAAATGCCCGCGCTGCCGAACCGGCAATATGTTCGCCAACAGCATGTACGGCTTTAAAGGCCAAAAAATGAATGAGTTTTGCCCACACTGCCACTTAAAGTTTGAGCGTGAACCTGGTTACTTTTATGTAGCTATGTTTGTAAGCTATGCCATGAATGTGGCGCAAATGGTAACGCTGGCCGTGGGTACTTACATTTTAACGGGCAGCAGTAGCCCTTGGCTATATATTACTATACTGTTAGGTGTGGCATTTGCGCTTTCGCCGTTTAATTTCAGGTATTCCAGGGTGATCTTGTTATATTGGTTAACGCCAGGTCTGCATTTTAACCCCGACAAGGCTAAAGAGCATACCGATATTTAAAAACGGGTGCAAATCAAATTGTCGCGAATAAAAAAGAATGATTAAATTTAGGTATTAGAAAAAACATGTTTAATATCTATAAAACAATCAGTTATGAGCGAAGAAGAGTTTTTAGCGATAGCACGTAAGCGCTATGAAGAAGTGAATGCCCTGAATGATGGGATGAGTTTTTATGATTTCGAGAAACGGCTTTCGGAGATTATGGATGCCATGACCAGGGACCTGCTTGAGACTAAAATAGGAAAAGTTCCCGCCGACAGGCGTAAAAAAAAACTCTCTGCAAATCTGGAGTAATAGAGATAGCCAAAAGCCACCCTTACAGTC
Proteins encoded in this window:
- a CDS encoding DUF983 domain-containing protein; this translates as MTALPIDKPQSATAYHVPSQFQAALHAKCPRCRTGNMFANSMYGFKGQKMNEFCPHCHLKFEREPGYFYVAMFVSYAMNVAQMVTLAVGTYILTGSSSPWLYITILLGVAFALSPFNFRYSRVILLYWLTPGLHFNPDKAKEHTDI